The following proteins come from a genomic window of Trifolium pratense cultivar HEN17-A07 linkage group LG4, ARS_RC_1.1, whole genome shotgun sequence:
- the LOC123882465 gene encoding putative pectinesterase 10 produces MFNLVLFISCFYFGRAIDCGGKKIVNTITVDQHKKGAFHTIQAAIDSIKKPNDRWVMINIGPGTYKEQIFTDIRMSCIILKGSSRHNTIITHNKSFHDGGQTMSATFHSSPPNVILSGIKFQVRKRSNTFGYNGPAVAASIHGDKTAIFDCSFIGYQDTLLSAKGRQYFKNCYIQGEVDFICGDGQSYFENCVMNATQGKSRPSGFVTAQRRDNPNDPSGFVFRGGSIVGNGKVKLGRPWRPYARVIFWGTYFSSVISPRGWDVWNSKIAQVKETTFAEINCRGPGANTKRRVKWEKKPKDLNLNKYTLSSFINNDRWLDNLPSI; encoded by the exons ATGTTCAATTTAGTATTGTTtattagttgtttttattttggtagagCCATAGATTGTGGAGGGAAGAAAATTGTAAATACCATCACTGTTGACCAACATAAAAAAGGAGCATTCCATACTATTCAAGCTGCCATTGATTCTATAAAGAAACCAAATGATCGATGGGTTATGATTAATATAGGTCCTGGCACATACAA GGAACAAATTTTTACAGATATTAGAATGTCGTGCATTATTTTAAAAGGATCAAGTAGACATAACACAATTATTACTCACAACAAATCATTTCACGATGGTGGCCAAACCATGAGTGCTACATTTCATTCTTCTCCACCTAATGTAATTTTGAGTGGCATTAAATTTCAGGTACGTAAAAGAAGT AACACATTTGGATATAATGGACCAGCAGTAGCAGCTTCTATACATGGTGATAAGACTGCAATTTTTGATTGTAGTTTCATTGGTTATCAAGATACTTTGCTTTCAGCAAAGGGGCGCCAATActttaaaaattgttatattCAAGGCGAAGTTGACTTCATTTGTGGTGATGGTCAATCTTATTTTGAG AATTGTGTGATGAATGCCACTCAAGGAAAATCTAGACCTTCAGGTTTTGTGACAGCACAACGTAGGGATAACCCAAATGATCCAAGTGGATTTGTTTTTAGAGGAGGGTCAATTGTTGGAAATGGCAAGGTGAAACTTGGAAGACCTTGGAGACCTTACGCAAGAGTTATATTTTGGGgaacatatttttcttcagTGATTTCCCCTCGAGGATGGGATGTTTGGAATTCAAAGATAGCCCAAGt gaaagAGACCACATTTGCAGAAATTAATTGTAGAGGACCGGGGGCCAATACTAAGAGACGTGTCAAGTGGGAGAAGAAACCAAAAgacttaaatttaaataaatatactttGTCATCTTTCATAAATAATGATAGATGGCTTGACAATTTACCATCTatataa
- the LOC123921405 gene encoding uncharacterized protein LOC123921405 → MEPTTDPPPEIENGGREEQQRCNKKAKVDVIENSESVELKRVAEIVLVLSTMATMRGGKKPSDAEVELMREARNKLAVLCQGIAPKDIVAGEAIGSVIQDLGLNVKVEDQRLGFRSTPKMSIAERYSFAKTKMEESKKFSAPSTTYTSQPLQTNTSGMVDNRVPTNAVRMFVPDKSNHTTISSTVSMVSIPPHLSAGSSAALQYQSTSNEVRPPMVSGAIPNNHMGRNPSSVALPRVENPQFKVTGGMSGAPYVLQVQANSLANQSSVNAPTWSIQTQPVSLARNVSENKVPPAHNSVVKVEGTAGATISRAGPQVTTAQSVRPFITHMGPGNLSSMHQSLQGGNMVQPPTIPSHSDIAKVVQKLLLPKVPDHPTWTPPSRDYMSKTFTCQTCELTVNEVDTVLMCDACEKGFHLKCLQPAVIRGIHNRVDWHCMRCLSLSGGKPLPPKYGRVMRSSITSPSFPSNTVGIQPSSEKKAENLDSKVSPQTFTINGNSVPTVSSANHNTELSFDSNTPDTRDIQGSNISSSIETIDEKPDPNICMKSAACRASTGLQGESYVEQIDSKALTCKDTSESETLPKLSEPAKCENLHPSRDSQVEMTVSHDSAEISSDRHVSSSLTISDKKESHGGENITSDINHGDLDVAQPNSVGGSGTNTEGIQHSALSSDSSHAVEWIGDVVQLVDEKKYYQSCCIDGVTYRLQGHAFFTSNHGKLTPSKLQSMWEDSKTGVKWVKATKCYFPDDLPGNISHPCISEVNEVYESNSDRIEMASSIRGPCVVLPYDKFKQENDRRCQFGIEASASVQPIFLCRWFYDEIKKSFQPVIS, encoded by the exons ATGGAACCGACGACGGATCCGCCACCGGAGATTGAGAACGGAGGAAGAGAGGAACAACAACGGTGCAACAAGAAAGCGAAGGTTGATGTAATTGAGAATTCGGAATCGGTGGAATTGAAACGAGTGGCGGAGATTGTTTTGGTTTTATCAACGATGGCGACGATGCGTGGCGGAAAGAAACCGAGTGATGCCGAGGTTGAGCTTATGAGAGAGGCGAGGAATAAGCTTGCGGTTTTGTGTCAAGGGATTGCTCCGAAGGATATTGTTGCTGGTGAAGCTATTGGTTCTGTTATTCAGGATCTTGGTTTGAATGTTAAGGTTGAGGACCAAAGGTTAGGGTTTCGGTCCACACCTAAGATGTCTATTGCTGAACGGTACTCCTTTGCGAAAACAAAG ATGGAGGAATCAAAGAAATTCTCTGCACCTTCTACAACATATACATCTCAGCCCTTGCAAACAAACACCAGTGGAATGGTTGACAATCGTGTGCCGACAAATGCTGTTCGAATGTTCGTGCCTGATAAATCAAACCACACGACAATATCATCCACAGTTTCCATGGTGTCTATTCCTCCCCATCTTTCTGCAGGATCTTCTGCAGCATTGCAGTATCAATCAACCAGCAATGAAGTTAGACCGCCCATGGTTTCTGGTGCAATACCTAACAATCACATGGGAAGAAATCCATCTTCTGTAGCATTGCCTAGAGTTGAAAACCCACAGTTTAAAGTTACTGGAGGAATGAGTGGGGCTCCTTATGTGCTTCAGGTCCAAG CAAACTCACTGGCAAACCAATCATCGGTGAATGCTCCTACATGGTCAATACAGACTCAACCTGTGTCATTAGCTAGAAATGTATCAGAAAACAAGGTGCCACCTGCTCATAACTCTGTCGTCAAGGTTGAGGGAACTGCTGGTGCAACCATATCAAGGGCAGGTCCACAAGTAACAACAGCCCAGAGCGTTAGACCATTTATTACTCACATGGGACCTGGAAATTTGTCTAGCATGCACCAGTCATTACAGGGTGGGAATATGGTTCAACCTCCTACGATTCCTAGTCACTCTGATATTGCAAAGGTTGTCCAGAAATTGTTACTACCGAAGGTTCCTGACCATCCCACATGGACTCCCCCATCAAGGGATTATATGAGTAAGACTTTCACATGTCAGACGTGTGAGCTCACTGTCAACGAGGTTGATACCGTTCTTATGTGTGATGCTTGTGAAAAGGGATTTCACTTGAAGTGCCTGCAGCCAGCAGTCATTAGGGGAATTCATAATAGAGTTGATTGGCACTGCATGAGGTGCTTGAGTTTAAGTGGGGGAAAGCCTTTGCCTCCAAAATATGGCCGTGTGATGAGATCCTCAATTACATCACCAAGTTTTCCCTCTAATACAGTGGGTATTCAACCATCTTCAGAGAAGAAAGCAGAGAACTTAGATTCAAAGGTCAGCCCACAGACATTTACAATAAATGGAAACTCTGTTCCAACTGTTTCCAGTGCCAATCACAATACTGAGCTGTCATTTGACTCAAATACCCCAGATACGAGAGATATACAAGGTTCCAACATTTCATCTAGCATTGAAACCATTGATGAGAAGCCTGATCCAAACATATGTATGAAATCTGCTGCTTGTAGGGCTTCCACTGGCTTGCAGGGTGAAAGTTATGTTGAACAAATAGATTCAAAGGCTTTGACCTGTAAAGATACTTCAGAATCTGAAACTCTTCCTAAATTATCTGAGCCGGCTAAATGTGAAAATTTGCATCCATCACGAGATTCTCAAGTTGAGATGACAGTGTCACACGACAGTGCTGAAATATCATCAGATAGACACGTTAGCAGTAGTTTGACGATTAGTGATAAAAAAGAATCTCATGGAGGAGAAAATATAACTTCTGATATCAACCACGGTGACCTAGATGTTGCACAACCAAATTCTGTCGGAGGTTCTGGAACTAATACTGAAGGTATTCAGCACTCTGCTTTATCTTCAGATAGCTCACATGCTGTAGAATGGATTGGTGATGTTGTACAACTTGTAGACGAGAAAAAGTATTATCAATCTTGCTGCATTGATGGAGTAACATATAGGCTGCAGGGTCATGCTTTTTTCACATCCAACCATGGCAAATTAACCCCTTCTAAACTTCAG TCTATGTGGGAAGATTCCAAAACTGGGGTGAAGTGGGTTAAGGCAACAAAGTGCTACTTCCCTGATGATTTGCCGGGGAATATCAGTCATCCTTGTATATCTGAAGTCAATgag GTTTATGAATCTAATAGTGATAGAATAGAAATGGCTAGCTCTATCCGAGGCCCCTGTGTAGTCCTTCCATACGATAAATTTAAACAAGAAAATGACAGAAGATGTCAATTTGGAATTGAGGCAAGTGCTAGTGTACAGCCTATTTTCCTTTGCAG GTGGTTTTATGATGAAATCAAAAAGTCATTTCAACCTGTTATCAGTTGA